In one Musa acuminata AAA Group cultivar baxijiao chromosome BXJ2-5, Cavendish_Baxijiao_AAA, whole genome shotgun sequence genomic region, the following are encoded:
- the LOC103984231 gene encoding protein BONZAI 3 isoform X1 — MGGCFSDVRGGQQAVGSGGPAAGAAPQELNDAVGYFLHSRGLRGLFTTLELSFSASKLRNLDVLSKSDPMVVLYSKKRDGMLEELGRTEVIMNSLSPAWITKFTINYQFEIVQPLVIRVYDVDTKYHNIPVKMLNLNEQDYLGEASCALSEIVTKPSRSMTLNLQDQRGHSGLHSGTITIHAEETVASRVAVEMILRCSKLENKDTFSKSDPFLRISKIVESGSSIPICKTEVINDNLNPVWKPVTLSMQQFGSKENPLMIECFDFNSSGKHDLIGKLQTSVSDLEKLGREKNGANFYISSVARPDNRKMLKGQLFVDKFIEKTQYSFLDYISSGFELNFMVAIDFTASNGDPRLPASLHFIDPSGRLNSYQQAIIGVGEVLQFYDSDRRFLAWGFGGRIAYESVSHCFNLNGNSEECEVSGVEGIMSAYAMALHNVALAGPTLFGPVINKAAEIASRSLSTRQNKYFILLIITDGVITDLQETKDAIVKASDLPMSILIVGVGGADYKEMEILDADNGKRLESSTGRIATRDIVQFVPMRDVQGSQVSVVQALLEELPGQFLSYMQSRDITPHLAHPREASAPPFPQ; from the exons TTGTCATTTTCTGCTTCAAAATTGCGCAACCTTGATGTTCTCTCCAAG AGCGATCCAATGGTTGTTCTCTATTCCAAAAAAAGAGATGGAATGCTTGAAGAACTTGGGCGTACAGAAGTAATAATGAATAGTCTGAGTCCTGCTTGGATCACAAAATTTACTATCAACTATCAGTTTGAGATTGTTCAACCATTGGT GATTCGAGTTTATGATGTTGACACCAAATACCATAATATACCTGTTAAG ATGCTGAACTTGAATGAGCAAGATTATCTTGGGGAGGCTTCTTGTGCACTTTCAGAG ATAGTAACGAAGCCAAGTAGGAGCATGACACTAAATCTCCAAGACCAACGTGGGCATTCTGGTCTGCATTCAGGAACAATAACTATTCATGCAGAGGAGACAGTTGCTTCAAGGGTCGCTGTTGAGATGATATTGCGCTGCTCCAAGTTGGAAAATAAGGATACCTTCTCCAAAAGT GATCCTTTCTTAAGAATATCGAAAATTGTGGAGAGTGGTAGCTCGATCCCTATATGCAAAACAGAAGTTATCAATGACAACCTGAACCCAGTTTGGAAACCTGTAACCCTGTCTATGCAGCAATTTGGAAGCAAG GAGAATCCATTGATGATCGAGTGTTTCGATTTCAACAGCAGTGGCAAGCATGATCTGATAGG AAAACTTCAAACAAGTGTGTCCGATCTTGAGAAGCTTGGCAGGGAAAAAAATGGTGCAAACTTTTATATTTCATCCGTTGCACGTCCTGACAATAGAAAG aTGCTTAAAGGGCAGCTGTTTGTGGATAAATTCATTGAGAAAACTCAGTATAGTTTCTTGGATTATATATCAAGTGGATTTGAGCTTAATTTTATGGTTGCCATCGATTTTACAG CTTCAAATGGGGATCCAAGGCTTCCGGCTTCCTTGCATTTTATTGATCCTTCTGGACGTTTGAATTCTTATCAACAG GCCATAATAGGAGTTGGAGAGGTTCTACAGTTCTATGATTCTGATAGGCGTTTTCTTGCATGGGGATTTGGTGGAAGGATAGCTTATGAGTCAGTTTCTCATTGTTTCAACCTGAATGGAAATTCTGAGGAGTGTGAG GTTTCTGGAGTAGAAGGTATTATGTCAGCATATGCCATGGCCCTGCACAATGTTGCTCTTGCTGGACCAACTTTGTTCGGGCCGGTGATcaacaaagctgcagaaattgctaGCCGATCTCTATCCACTAGGCAAAACAAGTACTTCATATTGCTTATAATCACG GATGGAGTTATTACAGATTTGCAGGAAACAAAGGATGCGATTGTTAAGGCTTCTGATTTACCCATGTCAATTCTTATTGTTGGAGTTGGGGGTGCAGACTACAAAGAAATGGAG ATCTTGGATGCTGATAATGGAAAACGATTAGAGAGCTCTACAGGCCGAATAGCTACTCGAGATATTGTACAATTTGTTCCAATGCGGGATGTGCAGG GAAGTCAGGTTTCCGTTGTTCAAGCATTGCTCGAGGAGCTGCCAGGGCAATTTCTGTCGTACATGCAGAGCAGGGATATCACACCACACCTTGCTCACCCCAGAGAAGCCTCTGCACCACCGTTCCCTCAATGA
- the LOC103984231 gene encoding protein BONZAI 3 isoform X2, producing the protein MGGCFSDVRGGQQAVGSGGPAAGAAPQELNDAVGYFLHSRGLRGLFTTLELSFSASKLRNLDVLSKSDPMVVLYSKKRDGMLEELGRTEVIMNSLSPAWITKFTINYQFEIVQPLVIRVYDVDTKYHNIPVKMLNLNEQDYLGEASCALSEIVTKPSRSMTLNLQDQRGHSGLHSGTITIHAEETVASRVAVEMILRCSKLENKDTFSKSDPFLRISKIVESGSSIPICKTEVINDNLNPVWKPVTLSMQQFGSKENPLMIECFDFNSSGKHDLIGKLQTSVSDLEKLGREKNGANFYISSVARPDNRKMLKGQLFVDKFIEKTQYSFLDYISSGFELNFMVAIDFTASNGDPRLPASLHFIDPSGRLNSYQQVSGVEGIMSAYAMALHNVALAGPTLFGPVINKAAEIASRSLSTRQNKYFILLIITDGVITDLQETKDAIVKASDLPMSILIVGVGGADYKEMEILDADNGKRLESSTGRIATRDIVQFVPMRDVQGSQVSVVQALLEELPGQFLSYMQSRDITPHLAHPREASAPPFPQ; encoded by the exons TTGTCATTTTCTGCTTCAAAATTGCGCAACCTTGATGTTCTCTCCAAG AGCGATCCAATGGTTGTTCTCTATTCCAAAAAAAGAGATGGAATGCTTGAAGAACTTGGGCGTACAGAAGTAATAATGAATAGTCTGAGTCCTGCTTGGATCACAAAATTTACTATCAACTATCAGTTTGAGATTGTTCAACCATTGGT GATTCGAGTTTATGATGTTGACACCAAATACCATAATATACCTGTTAAG ATGCTGAACTTGAATGAGCAAGATTATCTTGGGGAGGCTTCTTGTGCACTTTCAGAG ATAGTAACGAAGCCAAGTAGGAGCATGACACTAAATCTCCAAGACCAACGTGGGCATTCTGGTCTGCATTCAGGAACAATAACTATTCATGCAGAGGAGACAGTTGCTTCAAGGGTCGCTGTTGAGATGATATTGCGCTGCTCCAAGTTGGAAAATAAGGATACCTTCTCCAAAAGT GATCCTTTCTTAAGAATATCGAAAATTGTGGAGAGTGGTAGCTCGATCCCTATATGCAAAACAGAAGTTATCAATGACAACCTGAACCCAGTTTGGAAACCTGTAACCCTGTCTATGCAGCAATTTGGAAGCAAG GAGAATCCATTGATGATCGAGTGTTTCGATTTCAACAGCAGTGGCAAGCATGATCTGATAGG AAAACTTCAAACAAGTGTGTCCGATCTTGAGAAGCTTGGCAGGGAAAAAAATGGTGCAAACTTTTATATTTCATCCGTTGCACGTCCTGACAATAGAAAG aTGCTTAAAGGGCAGCTGTTTGTGGATAAATTCATTGAGAAAACTCAGTATAGTTTCTTGGATTATATATCAAGTGGATTTGAGCTTAATTTTATGGTTGCCATCGATTTTACAG CTTCAAATGGGGATCCAAGGCTTCCGGCTTCCTTGCATTTTATTGATCCTTCTGGACGTTTGAATTCTTATCAACAG GTTTCTGGAGTAGAAGGTATTATGTCAGCATATGCCATGGCCCTGCACAATGTTGCTCTTGCTGGACCAACTTTGTTCGGGCCGGTGATcaacaaagctgcagaaattgctaGCCGATCTCTATCCACTAGGCAAAACAAGTACTTCATATTGCTTATAATCACG GATGGAGTTATTACAGATTTGCAGGAAACAAAGGATGCGATTGTTAAGGCTTCTGATTTACCCATGTCAATTCTTATTGTTGGAGTTGGGGGTGCAGACTACAAAGAAATGGAG ATCTTGGATGCTGATAATGGAAAACGATTAGAGAGCTCTACAGGCCGAATAGCTACTCGAGATATTGTACAATTTGTTCCAATGCGGGATGTGCAGG GAAGTCAGGTTTCCGTTGTTCAAGCATTGCTCGAGGAGCTGCCAGGGCAATTTCTGTCGTACATGCAGAGCAGGGATATCACACCACACCTTGCTCACCCCAGAGAAGCCTCTGCACCACCGTTCCCTCAATGA
- the LOC103984231 gene encoding protein BONZAI 3 isoform X3, whose product MVVLYSKKRDGMLEELGRTEVIMNSLSPAWITKFTINYQFEIVQPLVIRVYDVDTKYHNIPVKMLNLNEQDYLGEASCALSEIVTKPSRSMTLNLQDQRGHSGLHSGTITIHAEETVASRVAVEMILRCSKLENKDTFSKSDPFLRISKIVESGSSIPICKTEVINDNLNPVWKPVTLSMQQFGSKENPLMIECFDFNSSGKHDLIGKLQTSVSDLEKLGREKNGANFYISSVARPDNRKMLKGQLFVDKFIEKTQYSFLDYISSGFELNFMVAIDFTASNGDPRLPASLHFIDPSGRLNSYQQAIIGVGEVLQFYDSDRRFLAWGFGGRIAYESVSHCFNLNGNSEECEVSGVEGIMSAYAMALHNVALAGPTLFGPVINKAAEIASRSLSTRQNKYFILLIITDGVITDLQETKDAIVKASDLPMSILIVGVGGADYKEMEILDADNGKRLESSTGRIATRDIVQFVPMRDVQGSQVSVVQALLEELPGQFLSYMQSRDITPHLAHPREASAPPFPQ is encoded by the exons ATGGTTGTTCTCTATTCCAAAAAAAGAGATGGAATGCTTGAAGAACTTGGGCGTACAGAAGTAATAATGAATAGTCTGAGTCCTGCTTGGATCACAAAATTTACTATCAACTATCAGTTTGAGATTGTTCAACCATTGGT GATTCGAGTTTATGATGTTGACACCAAATACCATAATATACCTGTTAAG ATGCTGAACTTGAATGAGCAAGATTATCTTGGGGAGGCTTCTTGTGCACTTTCAGAG ATAGTAACGAAGCCAAGTAGGAGCATGACACTAAATCTCCAAGACCAACGTGGGCATTCTGGTCTGCATTCAGGAACAATAACTATTCATGCAGAGGAGACAGTTGCTTCAAGGGTCGCTGTTGAGATGATATTGCGCTGCTCCAAGTTGGAAAATAAGGATACCTTCTCCAAAAGT GATCCTTTCTTAAGAATATCGAAAATTGTGGAGAGTGGTAGCTCGATCCCTATATGCAAAACAGAAGTTATCAATGACAACCTGAACCCAGTTTGGAAACCTGTAACCCTGTCTATGCAGCAATTTGGAAGCAAG GAGAATCCATTGATGATCGAGTGTTTCGATTTCAACAGCAGTGGCAAGCATGATCTGATAGG AAAACTTCAAACAAGTGTGTCCGATCTTGAGAAGCTTGGCAGGGAAAAAAATGGTGCAAACTTTTATATTTCATCCGTTGCACGTCCTGACAATAGAAAG aTGCTTAAAGGGCAGCTGTTTGTGGATAAATTCATTGAGAAAACTCAGTATAGTTTCTTGGATTATATATCAAGTGGATTTGAGCTTAATTTTATGGTTGCCATCGATTTTACAG CTTCAAATGGGGATCCAAGGCTTCCGGCTTCCTTGCATTTTATTGATCCTTCTGGACGTTTGAATTCTTATCAACAG GCCATAATAGGAGTTGGAGAGGTTCTACAGTTCTATGATTCTGATAGGCGTTTTCTTGCATGGGGATTTGGTGGAAGGATAGCTTATGAGTCAGTTTCTCATTGTTTCAACCTGAATGGAAATTCTGAGGAGTGTGAG GTTTCTGGAGTAGAAGGTATTATGTCAGCATATGCCATGGCCCTGCACAATGTTGCTCTTGCTGGACCAACTTTGTTCGGGCCGGTGATcaacaaagctgcagaaattgctaGCCGATCTCTATCCACTAGGCAAAACAAGTACTTCATATTGCTTATAATCACG GATGGAGTTATTACAGATTTGCAGGAAACAAAGGATGCGATTGTTAAGGCTTCTGATTTACCCATGTCAATTCTTATTGTTGGAGTTGGGGGTGCAGACTACAAAGAAATGGAG ATCTTGGATGCTGATAATGGAAAACGATTAGAGAGCTCTACAGGCCGAATAGCTACTCGAGATATTGTACAATTTGTTCCAATGCGGGATGTGCAGG GAAGTCAGGTTTCCGTTGTTCAAGCATTGCTCGAGGAGCTGCCAGGGCAATTTCTGTCGTACATGCAGAGCAGGGATATCACACCACACCTTGCTCACCCCAGAGAAGCCTCTGCACCACCGTTCCCTCAATGA